The genomic region GCGCAGCCACGCATAAGGCTCTTGGCCGTTGGCTTTGGCAGTCTCGACCAAGCTGTAAAGTTGAGCACTGGCCGTCGCGCCCTTGGGCGTGTCGCTAAACAGCCAGTTCTTTCTTCCGATCACGAAGGGGCGGATCGCGCGTTCTGCCGCGTTGTTGTCCATCGGCAAATACCCTTCCTCGACGTATCGCTCCAGCTTGCTCCAGTTACTTGCGAGGTAACTGATGGCTTTGCCCAAGGCATTCTGAGCGGTGACCTGGGGCTGCGTCTTTTCGATCCAGCTTTTCAACTGAGCCAGTATCGGCAGGCTATGTTCGTGACGGCCGATTTTACGATCAGCGTCGCTACTGGCCTTCAAGTCGCGTTCGATCCCATACAGCTTGTTGATCAGATTCAGCGCGATATCCGCACGTCCCGTTTTACCTTTGGGCTGCACTTTCTGTGCTTCAACAAACTTGCGTCGCGCATGCGCCCAGCAGCCTAGACGCTCAACTCCGTCCTGCGCGCCCAAGGCATTGTAACCGGCGTAGTCATCGGTCATCACGTAACCGCGATAACCTTCGAGCAGGCGCGTTGGCACCTCCTGCGCACGGCTGGTGGAGTAGTCAAAAAGGATGACCGGCCTATCCGGTGGGCCGCCGGTTTGCACCCACATCCAGGATTGGCTGCTCGGTTCTCGATCTGGTTCTTTCAGCACTTGCACGCGCGTTTCGTCGCAGTGGATGACGCGGCTTTCCAGTAGCCGGTCGCGCATCAAATTCAGCAGCGGCTGAAAGTGTTCGCCGCACTGGATCACCCAGCGAGCCAAAGTCTGGCGCGGGATATCAATACCGTAGCGACCCAACACTTTTTCAAATCGATGAAGCGGTAAACCGTCAACGTATTTGGTAGTCAGCAACATCGCCAAAACGCTGGGGCTGGCCATGCTTTTTTCAATCAGTTGAGCAGGCTTGTCCGCAGTGACTGGGGCGGCTTCGCATTCACGGCAACCGTAGATCTTGCGCACATGCTTGATCACGCGGATCTGCATTGGCACGATCTCAAGCTGCTCGCTGATTTCCTCACCAATGCTGTGTTTACGGCAACCGCAGGCGCAGGTCAGTTCGTGCTCGGGCAGTTCGTGGATGACTTCGATGCGCGGCAGATCGGCAGGCAGCGGCTTGCGCTTGCCACGGCGCTTGGCGGGGGCGACAACCTCTTCTTCAGCGTTTTCGTCGATAGCTTCGACGACGCTTTCGGCTTCGTTGAAGAGCGCCAACTGCGGTGTGGCCGGATCGGCTGTTTGCTCGGACTTGCGTCCGAACAAGCGCTGGCGCAGCAATGCGTTCTCTTCTTCTAGAAAACCGACCCGCGACTGCATCTTCGCAAGCATTTGCTTGAGCAGTTGGAGATCGTCGGGAAGGTTGTCGGGCATGGATTTCATGCCCTGGATTATACCGAATCAGGCCACGAATCGCGGCGTCAAAACCTGATGGGGACGGTTACGCCAGAGGTCAAAACCGTCGAGCAGCCAGTTCAGTTCCTGGACGGTGAGGACAATCGCCTCGTCGGTGGCATCGGGCGATGTTTTGAATCGCTCTGATTCCAGGCGTTTGAGCCAAAGGCAGAAGCCGTTGCGCTCCCAGTACAAGATTTTCACTCGGTTGCGCGGCTTGTTGAGGAAAACGAAAAGTACCGGGTCGAATACGGCAACCTTGATATCCAGTTCGACCAGCGC from Pseudomonas asplenii harbors:
- the tnpC gene encoding IS66 family transposase, which gives rise to MKSMPDNLPDDLQLLKQMLAKMQSRVGFLEEENALLRQRLFGRKSEQTADPATPQLALFNEAESVVEAIDENAEEEVVAPAKRRGKRKPLPADLPRIEVIHELPEHELTCACGCRKHSIGEEISEQLEIVPMQIRVIKHVRKIYGCRECEAAPVTADKPAQLIEKSMASPSVLAMLLTTKYVDGLPLHRFEKVLGRYGIDIPRQTLARWVIQCGEHFQPLLNLMRDRLLESRVIHCDETRVQVLKEPDREPSSQSWMWVQTGGPPDRPVILFDYSTSRAQEVPTRLLEGYRGYVMTDDYAGYNALGAQDGVERLGCWAHARRKFVEAQKVQPKGKTGRADIALNLINKLYGIERDLKASSDADRKIGRHEHSLPILAQLKSWIEKTQPQVTAQNALGKAISYLASNWSKLERYVEEGYLPMDNNAAERAIRPFVIGRKNWLFSDTPKGATASAQLYSLVETAKANGQEPYAWLRHALERLPTATSVEDYEALLPWNCEPRLHS
- the tnpB gene encoding IS66 family insertion sequence element accessory protein TnpB (TnpB, as the term is used for proteins encoded by IS66 family insertion elements, is considered an accessory protein, since TnpC, encoded by a neighboring gene, is a DDE family transposase.); this translates as MMRPDAKVEKVYLYPKPVDFRKSIDGLAALVELDIKVAVFDPVLFVFLNKPRNRVKILYWERNGFCLWLKRLESERFKTSPDATDEAIVLTVQELNWLLDGFDLWRNRPHQVLTPRFVA